The following proteins are co-located in the Solanum pennellii chromosome 8, SPENNV200 genome:
- the LOC114078459 gene encoding putative F-box protein At3g25750, with protein sequence MSGDWADLPIDLLHLIANRIEDLKDFIVFTCVCTSWKNAAPKDKFDVFTPQVPLLMLADKDSDYRQFYSLSKKKVSSIFLPEARGRPCFPSEGWLCTMENNTGEMNLLHPLSRTQIQLPSRENLMALNGLGDEQIWTCIEKVVLSASPCMTSDYVLVVHYHANINHLAFWRPGDLNWTHIKCGRFGAITGINYYKGHFYFVTCMGQFWVFEVAGPTTSEPIVEPRLLFWSEDNHLSSAFSSVLPSRVI encoded by the coding sequence ATGTCAGGTGACTGGGCAGATTTACCCATCGATCTCCTTCATCTGATTGCAAATCGCATTGAAGATCTTAAAGATTTCATTGTTTTTACTTGTGTTTGTACCTCTTGGAAAAATGCTGCCCCAAAGGATAAATTTGATGTGTTCACTCCCCAAGTTCCCTTGTTAATGTTAGCTGATAAAGATAGCGATTATCGACAATTCTATTCACTTTCCAAGAAGAAAGTTTCCAGTATATTCCTCCCTGAAGCTAGAGGACGACCCTGTTTTCCATCGGAGGGATGGCTCTGCACCATGGAAAATAATACCGGAGAGATGAACCTGTTGCATCCTTTGTCTCGTACCCAAATTCAACTTCCTTCGCGAGAAAACTTAATGGCTTTGAATGGTCTCGGAGATGAACAGATCTGGACCTGCATAGAAAAAGTTGTTTTATCTGCCAGTCCATGTATGACATCAGATTATGTACTCGTGGTTCACTATCACGCAAAtattaaccatttggctttttGGCGACCTGGTGATCTCAACTGGACTCATATTAAGTGTGGTCGATTTGGTGCTATCACgggtataaattattataagggtcatttttattttgtaacatGTATGGGTCAATTCTGGGTTTTTGAAGTTGCAGGGCCTACCACTTCCGAACCAATTGTAGAGCCACGGTTACTTTTTTGGTCTGAAGACAACCATCTTTCGTCGGCCTTCAGTTCAGTTTTACCTAGTCGAGTTATCTGA
- the LOC114078272 gene encoding F-box/kelch-repeat protein At1g57790-like, whose amino-acid sequence MADWANLPNDLIAHIANRVKVIEDFIAFGAVCTSWRIAATKDNFDLLSPQVPFLMLTDEHDDRYQEFYSLSKKKVSRIFLPEVRGSVCLSIKEGWLCTVVNDTGEMNLLHPFSRKKIHLPSLNALLNYHDRVGYEANHWGSIDLAVLSANPSLTSDYVLMVNLYGPDICLAFWRPGDVNWTHIDVDNYFTSGISALLYHKGKFYSMSRCGKVQSYQVAGPNTSDQPILKTRLVVEMDEYKLNPRVVEYYLVELSGALLLVIHFAIPTRHDLNHITKFKVYEVDITRGELKEEMKTLGNLSMFLGHNWASYIDSSKFSGVKPNHIYFADKWLNYCSYLDMSAYNFEDGKIESFYPGPGRRAPRLICPPPWVMPSLMK is encoded by the coding sequence ATGGCCGATTGGGCAAACCTTCCAAACGATCTTATTGCTCACATTGCAAATCGTGTTAAGGTGATTGAAGATTTTATTGCTTTTGGTGCAGTTTGTACTTCTTGGCGAATTGCCGCTACAAAGGACAATTTCGATCTGCTTTCTCCCCAAGTTCCATTCCTTATGCTGACTGATGAACACGATGATCGTTATCAAGAATTTTACTCTCTTTCCAAGAAGAAGGTTTCGCGTATATTTCTCCCTGAAGTTAGAGGGTCAGTGTGTCTATCAATTAAGGAGGGATGGCTGTGCACTGTGGTAAATGATACGGGAGAGATGAATTTGTTGCACCCTTTCTCTCGCAAAAAAATACACCTTCCCTCTCTAAATGCCTTGTTGAATTACCATGATCGTGTTGGTTACGAAGCAAATCATTGGGGCTCCATAGACTTAGCTGTCTTGTCTGCCAATCCTTCTCTTACGTCAGATTATGTACTCATGGTCAATCTTTATGGACCAGACATTTGTTTGGCCTTTTGGCGACCTGGAGACGTCAATTGGACTCATAttgatgttgataattatttcacTAGTGGGATTTCCGCTCTACTTTATCACAAGGGCAAATTTTATTCCATGAGTCGCTGTGGCAAAGTACAATCTTATCAAGTTGCAGGGCCTAATACTAGTGATCAACCAATTCTGAAGACACGCTTGGTTGTTGAGATGGACGAATATAAATTAAACCCGCGAGTAGTTGAGTATTACCTAGTTGAGTTATCAGGTGCACTACTACTTGTCATCCATTTTGCCATACCTACTCGTCACGATCTTAATCACATCACCAAATTTAAAGTATATGAAGTAGACATAACCAGAGGTGAATTGAAAGAGGAGATGAAAACATTGGGAAATTTGTCAATGTTTTTGGGTCATAATTGGGCAAGTTACATCGACTCTTCTAAATTTAGCGGAGTCAAGCCTAATCACATATATTTTGCCGATAAATGGTTAAATTATTGTAGCTATTTAGATATGAGTGCCTATAATTTTGAAGATggaaaaattgaatctttttatCCTGGTCCTGGACGACGGGCACCACGTTTAATTTGTCCACCACCTTGGGTTATGCCATCACTGATGAAGTGA
- the LOC107027898 gene encoding putative F-box protein At3g25750, with protein sequence MAGGWADLSMDLLAMIANRIESPKDFIFFTCVCTSWQIATTPEHKFDIFFTKTPLLMLADKHDDCREFYSLIKQKVTPLFLPEARQRHCCPSQGWLCTIDDTTGEMNLLHHLSRTQIQLPSRDNLMASNGLGDEVFWNLLEHAILSASPCVTSDYVLVVNYHANITRLAFWRPGDLSWTNIEMENSGAVMGINYYKGKFYYVTASGEFWVFQVPGPATPKPNAVEPHLLYWSEHDIFLQPSVQYYLVQLSDKLLFITRFAHHPELHRYKTYKFKVFEIDVVKGRRIKRGR encoded by the coding sequence ATGGCAGGCGGCTGGGCAGATTTATCGATGGATCTCCTTGCTATGATTGCAAATCGTATTGAATCGCCTAAAGATTTCATATTCTTTACTTGTGTTTGTACCTCTTGGCAAATTGCTACTACCCCTGAACATAAATTTGATATCTTCTTTACCAAAACTCCGTTACTTATGTTGGCTGACAAACATGATGATTGCCGAGAATTTTACTCTCTTATCAAGCAGAAAGTTACTCCCCTGTTCCTCCCGGAAGCTAGACAACGACACTGTTGTCCATCGCAAGGATGGCTCTGCACCATTGATGATACTACCGGAGAGATGAACTTGTTGCATCATTTGTCTCGTACCCAAATTCAACTTCCTTCACGAGATAACTTAATGGCTTCTAATGGTCTCGGAGATGAAGTGTTCTGGAACCTTCTAGAGCATGCTATATTATCTGCAAGTCCTTGTGTTACCTCAGATTATGTACTCGTGGTTAACTATCACGCAAATATTACTCGCTTGGCTTTCTGGAGACCAGGAGATCTCAGTTGGACAAATATTGAGATGGAGAATTCGGGTGCTGTCATGGGTATCAATTATTATAAGGGTAAATTCTATTATGTTACAGCTAGTGGTGAATTTTGGGTTTTCCAAGTTCCAGGGCCTGCTACTCCCAAACCAAATGCAGTAGAGCCACACTTGCTTTATTGGTCCGAACATGACATATTTCTGCAGCCTTCAGTTCAATATTACCTGGTCCAGCTATCAGATAAACTATTATTTATTACCCGATTTGCTCATCATCCAGAGCTTCATAGATATAAGACatataaatttaaagtttttgaAATAGATGTAGTCAAAGGGCGGCGAATTAAAAGAGGAAGATGA
- the LOC107028508 gene encoding probable inactive ATP-dependent zinc metalloprotease FTSHI 1, chloroplastic — protein MSISSVNMSFSTGNNFIPARSILHPKPNIQLRSSFVIKFPFQKSYTNPIFHRNFRKRSHFYHSPYAILGKWRSNSKSSEEGASNNEDFVTRVLKENPSQVEPKYLIGNKLYTLKEKEDLGKKGLLNGGVLEILKRLNIKGMVKNGSDEGSLMKSGDVFLKDILREYKGKLYVPEQIFGANLSEEEEFEKNVEDLPKMSLKDFQKYMKFDKIKLLTFKEDTGASLGLGSRDFIVELKEMPGEKSLQRTKWAMKLDQNQAQALLEEYTGPRYEVEKQMMSWVGKLPEYPNPAASKISSRVMVELGMLTAAMTAAAVIVGAFLASAVFAVTSFVFVVTVYVMWPVAKPFLKLFFGLIFGILERVWDKVGDAFTDGGIFSKLYELYTFGGVSASIQMLKPIMLVFVTMVLLVRFTLSRRPKNFRKWDIWQGIEFSQSKPQARVDGSTGVTFNDVAGIEEAVEELQELVRYLKNPELFDKLGIKPPHGVLLEGPPGCGKTLVAKAIAGEAGVPFYQMAGSEFVEVLVGVGSARIRDLFKRAKVNKPSVIFIDEIDALATRRQGIFSESTDHLYNAATQERETTLNQLLIELDGFDTGKGVIFLGATNRRDLLDPALLRPGRFDRKIRIRPPNAKGRLEILKVHARKVKLSDTVDLSSYAQNLPGWSGAKLAQLLQEAALVAVRRGHNSILHSDMDDAVDRLTVGPRRVGIELGHQGQCRRAITEVGTALTSHLLRQYENAEVERCDRISINPRGQTLSQVVFHRLDDESYMFERLPRLLHRLQVFLGGRAAEEVIYGRDTSRASVNYLADASWLARKIITIWNMKNPMAIHGEPPPWVKRVKFVGPRLDFGGSLYDDYDLIEPPINFNLDDDVAKKTEELICDMYEKTVTLLRQHDTALLKTVKVLLNRTEISGDEIDLILSHYPPNTPTSLLLEERDPASLPFVDEKQEQHNNIEYSVSS, from the exons ATGAGTATCAGTTCAGTAAACATGTCTTTTTCAACAGGTAACAATTTTATACCAGCAAGGTCCATTCTTCATCCAAAGCCCAACATTCAGCTTCGAAGTTCATTCGTAATCAAATTCCCATTTCAGAAAAGTTATACAAATCCCATTTTTCATAGAAATTTCAGAAAAAGATCACATTTTTACCATTCCCCATATGCAATTCTTGGAAAATGGAGGTCTAATTCGAAGTCCTCTGAAGAAGGGGCAAGcaataatgaagattttgtgaCTAGGGTTTTGAAAGAAAACCCAAGCCAAGTGGAACCCAAATATCTAATTGGGAATAAACTTTACACTCTAAAGGAAAAAGAGGATTTGGGTAAGAAGGGTTTATTGAATGGTGGTGTTTTGGAGATACTAAAAAGGTTAAATATTAAAGGAATGGTGAAGAATGGAAGTGATGAGGGTAGTTTAATGAAGTCTGGGGATGTGTTTTTGAAGGATATTTTGAGGGAGTATAAGGGGAAGTTATATGTTCCTGAGCAAATTTTTGGTGCTAATTTgtctgaagaagaagaatttgaaaaaaatgttgaaGATTTGCCTAAGATGAGCTTGAAGGATTTTCAGAAGTATATGAAATTTGATAAGATAAAGTTGTTAACTTTTAAAGAGGATACTGGAGCTTCTTTGGGATTGGGGTCTAGAGATTTTATTGTTGAGTTGAAGGAGATGCCTGGAGAGAAGAGCTTGCAGAGAACTAAATG GGCAATGAAGCTGGATCAAAATCAAGCTCAGGCTTTACTAGAGGAGTACACTGGGCCAAGATATGAAGTCGAGAAGCAAATGATg TCTTGGGTGGGAAAATTACCTGAGTATCCTAATCCAGCTGCATCGAAGATATCAAGCAGAgtaatggtagaacttggaatGCTGACCGCTGCAATGACTGCTGCTGCGGTGATTGTGGGTGCTTTCCTGGCTTCAGCTGTATTTGCTGTGACAAGCTTTGTCTTTGTCGTCACTGTGTATGTCATGTGGCCTGTGGCCAAACCATTTCTTAAGCTGTTCTTTGGTCTCATCTTTGGTATCTTGGAAAGAGTGTGGGATAAGGTTGGTGATGCCTTTACTGATGGAGGAATTTTCTCCAAGTTGTATGAATTGTACACATTTGGTGGTGTCTCTGCCAGTATTCAGATGCTGAAACCAATCATGCTTGTTTTTGTGACTATGGTTCTTCTTGTCCGATTTACTCTTTCGCGAAGGCCTAAGAACTTTAGAAAGTGG GATATATGGCAAGGCATAGAATTCTCTCAGTCAAAGCCACAAGCACGTGTTGAT GGTTCAACTGGAGTCACATTTAATGATGTAGCTGGGATTGAGGAAGCAGTGGAAGAACTTCAGGAG TTGGTAAGATACCTGAAGAATCCTGAACTATTTGATAAATTGGGGATCAAGCCCCCACATGGAGTTCTTCTGGAGGGACCTCCTGGATGTGGAAAG ACCCTGGTTGCCAAGGCAATAGCAGGTGAAGCTGGTGTTCCTTTTTACCAAATGGCGGGTTCTGAATTTGTGGAAGTTCTAGTCGGTGTTGGTTCTGCTCGTATTAGAGATTTGTTCAAGAGAGCCAAG GTGAATAAACCATCAGTTATCTTCATTGACGAAATTGATGCACTCGCAACCAG ACGTCAAGGAATATTTAGTGAATCAACTGATCACCTCTATAACGCGGCAACTCAAGAAAGGGAAACTACTTTAAACCAGTTGTTGATCGAGCTAGATGGATTTGATACTGGGAAAGGTGTTATATTCCTAGGGGCTACAAATCGAAGGGATTTATTAGATCCCGCCCTTCTTCGTCCTGGTAGATTTGATCGCAAG ATAAGAATTCGGCCTCCCAATGCAAAAGGAAGATTGGAAATTTTGAAAGTACATGCACGGAAAGTTAAATTATCAGATACTGTTGATTTGTCTAGTTATGCCCAAAATTTACCTG GATGGTCAGGTGCAAAGCTGGCTCAGCTTCTCCAGGAGGCTGCTCTAGTTGCAGTCAGGAGAGGGCATAACTCAATTCTTCATTCAGATATGGATGATGCAGTTGATCGGCTTACAGTAGGACCTAGACGAGTTGGGATTGAGTTGGGTCATCAGGGGCAGTGTCGTCGAGCAATTACTGAGGTGGGGACTGCATTGACTTCTCATCTTCTGAGGCAATATGAGAATGCAGAAGTTGAGCGTTGTGACAGAATATCTATCAATCCGCGTGGCCAG accttgtctcaagttgtgttTCACCGTCTTGATGATGAGTCATACATGTTTGAGCGGCTACCACGGTTGCTTCATCGTCTTCAG GTATTTCTTGGAGGGAGAGCTGCTGAAGAGGTCATTTATGGACGTGATACTTCAAGAGCATCTGTAAACTACCTTGCTGATGCATCCTGGCTTGCCCGTAAGATAATCACAAT ATGGAATATGAAAAACCCAATGGCCATACACGGAGAACCTCCCCCCTGGGTAAAGAGAGTGAAGTTTGTGGGTCCACGCCTTGACTTTGGAGGAtcactatatgatgattatgacttAATTGAGCCCCCGATCAACTTTAATTTGGATGATGATGTTGCTAAGAAGACAGAAGAGCTCATATGTGACATGTACGAGAAGACAGTAACTCTGCTGAGGCAGCATGATACTGCCTTACTCAAAACAGTGAAG GTTCTTCTGAATCGGACTGAGATCAGTGGAGACGAGATCGACTTAATCCTGAGCCACTATCCACCAAATACACCCACAAGTCTTCTGCTGGAGGAGAGAGATCCCGCGAGTCTTCCATTTGTTGACGAAAAGCAAGAACAACATAATAACATTGAGTACAGTGTGTCTTCATGA
- the LOC107026835 gene encoding SUN domain-containing protein 5 yields MKKPRNIVYNDVVSKPQLSFRLFFSIFCVILLFYSMFVYGYGGISLAYAETITNYSVKDIEFNSSTQPLLESGGKSSKTEMLLELNISVKINDSCSPTDNIATPEHSLQKTSALEDAVSTILGYNMLICQMQPQVVHIHRNEGRILNGRTHLTYPNLEEFRSITKQEKRGSTASQLVNITHRLEPDGTPYNYASSSKGAKVVAHNKEAKGANNVLNKDHDKYLRNPCSVAGKFFVIEFADETLVDAVKIANFEHYSSMLKEFELSGSLVYPTETWNPLGTFVAENVKHAQCFKLPEPKWIRYLKLNLLTHYGSEFYCTISFIEVYGIDAIEQMLEDLIVHSPESSPDKMGNLNKTTMLSMIPDSGSDYHETKDVVQNVVESANQGLENFDEGQGINLDATRKKQTITNSPEFIKTHRQQSNGRTHGDAVLKILLQKVRALELNLSVLEQYIKELSKRQGDILPELDNEISQVSDLLEKSKLEIKDLLKWKENTEKEHSDLESWKASVSAQLDLLVNGNRMLRLDVEKVVNDQKSLENKELAMFSISLSFACIAILKFVSNRFATCRGWLLILVSSSLIACVTLFYS; encoded by the exons ATGAAGAAACCTCGTAACATCGTATACAACGATGTAGTCTCCAAACCTCAGCTGTCTTTCCGGCtcttcttttctattttctGTGTCATTCTGCTTTTCTATTCTATGTTCGTTTATGGATATGGAG GGATTTCTCTTGCCTATGCTGAGACTATTACCAATTATAGTGTTAAAGATATAGAGTTCAACAGCTCCACTCAACCGCTTTTAGAAAGCGGAGGGAAGAGTAGCAAAACTGAAATGCTATTGGAACTCAACATATCAGTTAAGATTAATGATTCTTGTAGTCCTACGGATAACATTGCAACCCCTGAGCATTCACTGCAGAAAACAAGTGCATTGGAGGATGCAGTTTCAACTATTTTAGGTTACAATATGTTAATATGCCAAATGCAGCCACAAGTAGTGCATATCCATCGGAATGAAGGTCGAATACTCAATGGAAGAACTCACTTGACCTATCCAAATCTGGAAGAATTCAGAAGCATTacaaaacaagaaaagagaGGGAGCACCGCAAGTCAGTTAGTAAATATCACCCACAGGCTTGAGCCTGATGGTACGCCTTACAATTATGCCTCGTCATCCAAGGGTGCTAAAGTGGTGGCCCATAATAAAGAAGCAAAAGGAGCAAACAACGTACTGAACAAGGATCATGATAAGTATCTCAGAAACCCTTGTTCTGTGGCCGGGAAATTCTTTGTTATTGAGTTTGCAGATGAAACTCTAGTTGATGCAGTCAAAATTGCAAATTTTGAGCATTATTCATCTATGCTAAAAGAATTTGAGTTATCAGGGAGTTTGGTATATCCAACTGAGACGTGGAATCCACTGGGAACTTTTGTTGCTGaaaatgtcaagcatgctcagTGTTTTAAGCTACCTGAACCAAAATGGATTAGATACTTGAAGCTAAATTTACTCACACATTATGGTTCTGAATTTTATTGTACTATCAGTTTTATCGAGGTATATGGTATTGATGCCATAGAGCAGATGCTTGAGGATCTCATCGTCCATTCCCCCGAGTCTTCTCCTGATAAAATGGGAAATCTTAACAAAACTACTATGCTGTCTATGATACCAGATTCAGGTTCTGACTACCATGAAACAAAGGATGTCGTCCAAAATGTGGTTGAGTCTGCAAACCAGGGGCTAGAAAATTTTGATGAAGGGCAAGGTATTAATTTAGATGCAACAAGGAAAAAACAAACCATAACCAATAGTCCTGAGTTTATAAAAACGCATAGGCAGCAATCAAATGGCAGAACTCATGGCGATGCAGTCCTAAAAATACTGCTGCAAAAGGTGAGAGCACTTGAGTTGAACTTATCTGTCCTGGAGCAGTACATTAAAGAGCTGAGCAAGAGGCAAGGTGACATTCTGCCTGAGCTAGATAATGAAATTTCTCAAGTTTCAGATCTCCTAGAGAAAAGCAAATTAGAGATCAAGGATCTTCTGAAATGGAAAGAGAATACG GAGAAAGAACATAGTGATCTTGAATCTTGGAAAGCTTCTGTCTCAGCTCAATTGGATTTATTGGTCAACGGAAATCGCATGCTAAG ATTAGACGTCGAAAAGGTTGTGAATGACCAAAAGAGTTTGGAAAACAAAGAGTTGGCTATGTTTTCAATCAGCTTGTCTTTTGCATGTATTGCTATTCTTAAGTTTGTTTCAAATAGATTCGCGACATGCCGAGGTTGGCTGTTGATTCTTGTTAGCAGCAGTTTGATTGCATGTGTCACATTGTTTTATAGTTAA